A genome region from Proteus vulgaris includes the following:
- a CDS encoding bifunctional aspartate kinase/homoserine dehydrogenase II, with product MSVVAIKQQAEPICRQLHKFGGSSLADIKCYQRVVNIMTNYSQPNDLMVVSAAGSTTNQLISWLKLSQSDRISAHQVQQTLRRYQLSLIEGLLSKENAELLSQAFIADLERLSYLLDKPITDATYAEVVGHGEIWSARLMANLLTEQGLPSVWLDAREFLCAERAAQPQVNDTLSRPLLQSLLAKHPERRFVVTGFISRNQQGETVLLGRNGSDYSATQVGALANVGRVTIWSDVAGVYSADPRKVKDACLLPLLRLDEASELARLAAPVLHTRTLQPVSGSNIDLQLRCSYQPEQGSTRIERVLASGTGAKIVTSHDDVCLIELQLSSHQNFEQVVKEVDERLKRAQIRPLATGVDKDSQLLQLCYTSEVANSALDVLQDAVLPGKLHLREGFSLVALVGAGVCKNPLHCHRFYQQLKDQPVEFIWHAEDNISLVAVLRNYTEHLLQGLHQTLFRAEKQIGLVLFGKGNIGSRWLELFAREQEPLSARSDFEFILAGVVDSRRSLLDYQGINPSRALAFFDEEATEHNEESLYLWMRAHPYDDLVVVDITANESLAASYEDFASYGFHVISANKIAGSASSVRYRATRDAFSKTGRHWLYNATVGAGLPINHTVRDLRESGDTILSISGIFSGTLSWLFLQFDGTVPFSDLVEQAWQQGLTEPDPRIDLSGQDVMRKLVILAREAGYDIEPEQVRVESLVPVQAETGSLEAFFDNSALINEQMEQRLAAANEMDMVLRYIARFDANGKAKVGVEAVRKDHPLASLLPGDNLFAIESRWYRDNPLVIRGPGAGRDVTAGAIQSDLNRLSQLL from the coding sequence ATGAGCGTAGTGGCGATTAAACAACAGGCGGAGCCGATTTGCCGTCAGTTACATAAATTCGGTGGTAGCAGTCTTGCGGACATAAAATGTTATCAACGTGTCGTGAATATCATGACGAACTATAGCCAACCTAATGACTTAATGGTGGTTTCTGCGGCGGGTTCGACGACGAATCAGTTGATTAGCTGGCTGAAACTGAGCCAAAGTGATCGTATTTCTGCCCATCAAGTTCAGCAAACTTTGCGCCGTTACCAGTTATCCTTAATTGAAGGGTTACTTTCAAAAGAGAATGCAGAATTACTTTCTCAAGCCTTTATTGCGGATCTTGAACGTTTAAGTTATTTGTTGGATAAACCGATTACAGACGCAACTTATGCAGAAGTTGTCGGCCACGGTGAAATTTGGTCTGCAAGATTAATGGCGAATTTGCTGACAGAGCAAGGCTTACCTAGCGTGTGGTTAGATGCGCGTGAATTTTTATGTGCTGAAAGAGCGGCTCAACCACAAGTCAACGACACTTTATCTCGCCCATTACTTCAATCATTATTAGCTAAACATCCTGAGCGTCGTTTTGTTGTAACGGGGTTTATTAGTCGTAATCAACAAGGGGAAACGGTCTTATTAGGTCGTAACGGTAGTGACTACTCTGCAACACAAGTGGGTGCTTTAGCTAATGTCGGTAGAGTCACCATTTGGAGTGATGTTGCGGGGGTTTATAGCGCAGATCCTCGCAAAGTAAAAGATGCTTGTTTATTACCCTTGTTGCGTTTAGATGAAGCGAGTGAATTGGCTCGATTAGCAGCCCCTGTTTTACATACGCGTACACTTCAACCCGTTTCAGGCAGTAATATTGATTTACAACTTCGTTGTAGTTATCAACCAGAACAAGGTTCAACGCGTATAGAACGTGTTTTGGCGTCAGGAACAGGCGCTAAAATCGTGACGAGCCATGATGATGTTTGTCTAATTGAACTCCAACTTTCATCTCACCAAAATTTCGAACAAGTGGTGAAAGAGGTTGATGAACGGCTTAAACGTGCACAAATTCGTCCTTTAGCAACGGGTGTGGATAAAGACAGCCAACTTTTACAACTTTGCTATACCAGTGAAGTTGCTAACAGCGCATTAGATGTATTACAAGATGCTGTTTTACCGGGTAAATTACATTTACGAGAAGGCTTCTCATTAGTGGCTTTAGTGGGTGCGGGTGTCTGTAAAAATCCGTTGCATTGTCATCGTTTTTATCAGCAACTTAAAGATCAACCGGTTGAATTTATTTGGCATGCTGAAGATAACATCAGCTTAGTTGCCGTATTACGTAATTATACTGAACACTTACTGCAAGGTTTGCATCAAACATTATTTAGAGCTGAAAAACAAATTGGCTTAGTGCTGTTTGGTAAAGGGAATATAGGTTCACGTTGGTTAGAATTGTTTGCTCGAGAACAAGAGCCTTTATCAGCACGTAGTGATTTTGAATTTATTCTTGCGGGCGTTGTTGATAGCCGTCGTAGTTTACTTGATTATCAAGGTATTAATCCAAGTCGTGCATTGGCTTTCTTTGATGAGGAAGCCACAGAGCATAATGAAGAGTCGCTTTATCTTTGGATGAGAGCGCATCCTTATGATGATTTAGTCGTTGTTGATATTACTGCCAATGAGTCCCTTGCTGCTTCTTATGAAGATTTTGCTAGCTACGGTTTTCATGTTATCAGTGCAAATAAAATTGCTGGCTCGGCATCAAGTGTACGTTATCGTGCAACACGAGATGCTTTTTCCAAAACAGGCCGCCATTGGTTATATAACGCCACTGTGGGTGCGGGTTTACCCATTAATCATACGGTGCGCGATCTACGAGAAAGTGGAGACACTATTTTATCCATTAGCGGTATTTTCTCTGGTACGCTTTCGTGGTTATTTTTGCAATTTGATGGCACAGTCCCTTTCAGTGATTTGGTGGAACAAGCTTGGCAACAAGGGTTAACAGAGCCTGATCCTCGAATTGATTTATCAGGGCAAGATGTAATGCGTAAACTGGTTATTCTGGCTCGTGAAGCCGGTTATGACATCGAACCAGAGCAAGTACGGGTGGAATCTTTAGTTCCGGTACAAGCTGAAACGGGTTCACTAGAAGCGTTCTTTGATAACAGTGCATTGATCAATGAACAAATGGAACAACGATTAGCCGCAGCAAATGAAATGGATATGGTATTACGTTATATCGCCCGTTTTGATGCTAATGGTAAAGCAAAAGTCGGTGTTGAAGCAGTGAGAAAAGATCATCCTCTCGCTTCACTATTACCGGGGGATAACCTATTTGCGATTGAAAGCCGTTGGTATCGTGATAACCCATTAGTCATTAGAGGTCCTGGTGCTGGGCGTGATGTGACTGCGGGGGCTATTCAGTCAGATCTCAATCGCCTTTCTCAACTATTGTAA
- the yjjJ gene encoding type II toxin-antitoxin system HipA family toxin YjjJ: MTQRAEVIRKILRNGPEPARQLTNIMNISQPTLSRALKMLSNDIVQIGSGRSIQYALRDGSRGFNSVPIYRISEEGKIKLLGKLTPVYPAGFVMEQVDNVNRYSEGLPWWLFDMRPQGYLGRAYAATYSAELGLPHNPDSWSDTDIIRALIAHGHDAVGNLLIGEQAKKHFLTMPMPAAVARSTTYPTLARAVSSGEAPGSSAGGEQPKFCTYTDRGHVIVKFTASDNNAISERWRDLLQAEHLALKVLGVETEIFDFKGQRFLEIPRFDRVGALGRVGLFSLQALEAQFVGRAREPWPVLVDALIEQKQVQTDASVSTMRRWAFGMLIGNTDMHHGNLSFISRHGRPYALAPAYDILPMGFAPKVGGEIVNTLRPATLLDGISSEIWRESLALAEQFYTLLTYCHALSNNFSPCLNALRNHLDEASSRISRLA, encoded by the coding sequence ATGACACAACGAGCAGAAGTCATACGAAAAATACTACGTAATGGACCTGAGCCAGCAAGGCAACTAACTAATATTATGAATATTAGTCAGCCAACCCTGTCTAGGGCATTAAAAATGTTGTCTAATGATATTGTTCAAATTGGCTCGGGTCGTTCTATTCAATATGCTTTACGTGATGGTTCGCGTGGCTTCAACTCTGTACCTATTTATCGCATAAGTGAAGAAGGTAAAATTAAGTTGTTGGGTAAATTGACACCAGTTTATCCAGCCGGTTTTGTTATGGAGCAGGTTGATAATGTCAATCGGTATAGCGAAGGATTGCCGTGGTGGTTATTTGATATGCGTCCACAAGGGTATCTTGGACGTGCTTATGCTGCGACTTATTCCGCTGAGTTGGGTTTACCACATAATCCAGACAGTTGGTCTGACACAGATATTATCAGAGCTTTAATTGCTCACGGTCATGATGCAGTGGGAAATTTGTTAATAGGGGAACAGGCAAAAAAACATTTTTTGACGATGCCGATGCCTGCTGCGGTTGCTCGTTCAACGACTTACCCAACATTAGCTCGAGCGGTTAGTTCAGGGGAAGCTCCTGGCTCATCCGCAGGTGGCGAACAACCCAAATTTTGTACCTATACCGATAGAGGCCATGTCATCGTTAAATTTACGGCTTCTGACAATAATGCTATCAGCGAGCGTTGGCGTGATCTCCTTCAAGCTGAGCATCTTGCCTTAAAGGTGCTAGGCGTTGAAACAGAAATTTTTGATTTTAAAGGGCAACGTTTTCTTGAAATACCGCGTTTTGACCGTGTAGGTGCTCTAGGTCGTGTCGGACTTTTTTCTTTACAAGCATTAGAGGCGCAGTTTGTCGGGCGAGCAAGAGAGCCATGGCCTGTGTTAGTTGATGCGTTAATTGAGCAAAAACAGGTTCAGACTGATGCCTCGGTAAGTACAATGCGACGTTGGGCATTTGGTATGTTGATTGGAAATACTGATATGCACCATGGCAATTTATCGTTTATTAGTCGCCATGGCCGACCATATGCGCTTGCGCCTGCTTACGATATTCTACCAATGGGATTTGCGCCTAAAGTAGGAGGAGAAATAGTCAACACACTGCGACCGGCGACATTACTTGATGGGATCAGCAGTGAAATTTGGCGGGAGAGTTTAGCACTCGCAGAGCAGTTTTATACTTTGCTTACTTATTGTCATGCTCTTTCTAACAATTTTTCTCCCTGCCTTAACGCGTTACGCAATCATCTGGATGAAGCGAGTTCGCGTATCTCTCGTCTAGCGTAA
- the metB gene encoding cystathionine gamma-synthase produces MTKKTATMAIHNGLNEDTQFGCVVPPIYLSSTYNFLEFNQPRDHDYSRRGNPTRDMVQKTLAELEGGVGAVVTSSGMSAIHLICTVFLKPGDVIVAPHDCYGGSYRLFNSQQARGAYRVIFVDQNDDIALKRALAHQPKLVFIETPSNPLLRITDIQKISKLAHQQGALVVADNTFMSPVLQKPLALGADIVVHSCTKYLNGHSDIVAGVVICQCQKQLEELSWWANNIGVTSGAFDSYLLLRGIRTLVPRIRLQQENAQALVAFLQAQPLVEKMYYPALENHAGHQIAKKQQQGFGAMLSFELKGGLDVIKLFLSQLTLFTLAESLGGVETLICHPATMTHAGMSEEAKRIAGISPSLLRISVGIEDSQDLINDLQSAFDAATKR; encoded by the coding sequence ATGACGAAGAAAACAGCAACAATGGCTATCCATAATGGGCTGAATGAAGACACACAATTTGGTTGTGTTGTACCGCCTATCTATCTTTCTAGTACCTATAATTTTTTAGAATTTAATCAGCCTCGTGATCATGATTATTCTCGTCGAGGTAATCCAACACGCGATATGGTACAAAAAACATTAGCTGAGCTAGAAGGTGGAGTGGGCGCGGTTGTCACTAGCAGTGGAATGTCAGCAATTCATTTAATTTGTACCGTTTTTCTAAAACCTGGTGATGTGATTGTGGCACCTCATGATTGCTATGGGGGAAGTTATCGCCTTTTTAATAGCCAACAAGCGCGTGGTGCTTACCGTGTGATTTTTGTTGATCAAAATGATGATATTGCACTTAAACGGGCTTTAGCACATCAGCCTAAACTTGTTTTTATCGAAACACCAAGTAATCCTCTTTTAAGAATAACGGATATTCAAAAGATCAGTAAACTTGCTCATCAACAAGGTGCTTTAGTGGTTGCTGATAACACGTTTATGAGCCCTGTTTTGCAAAAACCGTTAGCATTAGGCGCTGATATTGTTGTTCACTCATGTACAAAATATCTCAATGGACACTCAGATATTGTTGCAGGTGTTGTTATCTGTCAGTGTCAGAAACAGCTTGAGGAGCTAAGCTGGTGGGCGAATAATATTGGTGTCACATCGGGTGCATTTGATAGCTATTTATTATTACGAGGTATAAGAACATTAGTGCCTCGAATTCGACTTCAGCAAGAAAATGCACAGGCACTAGTGGCGTTTTTACAAGCTCAGCCATTAGTCGAAAAAATGTATTACCCCGCACTGGAAAATCATGCTGGCCATCAAATAGCAAAAAAACAGCAACAAGGTTTTGGTGCGATGTTAAGTTTTGAGTTAAAAGGAGGGCTGGATGTGATTAAACTCTTTTTATCTCAATTAACACTCTTTACACTGGCAGAATCTTTAGGTGGGGTAGAGACATTAATTTGTCACCCTGCCACCATGACACATGCAGGTATGTCAGAAGAAGCGAAAAGAATAGCAGGGATCAGCCCCTCATTACTTCGCATCTCAGTGGGTATTGAAGATAGTCAGGATTTAATCAACGATTTGCAAAGTGCGTTTGATGCAGCAACTAAAAGGTAA
- the cytR gene encoding DNA-binding transcriptional regulator CytR, translating into MKDVALAAGVSTATVSRTLMNPEKVSSQTRQKVEQAVLDVGYYPHNLSKNLKRNESKTILVIVPNISDPFFTDVVCGIEETAAQHGYLVLIGDCKHQQKHENAFINLIITKQIDGMLLLGSHIPFDVSKEEQRNLPPMIMANEFAPELELPTVHIDNLTASFRATHYLQQMGHKRIACITGPEDMPLCRYRLQGYIQAMRRTGVPLREDYIIRGDFTHESGAESLKKLISLPEPPTAVFCHSDIMAIGVMWQAKKLGLELPKDLSVIGFDNLDITRYSEPALTTMEQPRYQIGRESMLLLLDQLQGRPVAPGSRLLDCELIIRDSVCRLKS; encoded by the coding sequence ATGAAAGATGTTGCTCTTGCAGCCGGCGTGTCTACCGCAACGGTATCACGTACTTTAATGAATCCGGAAAAAGTATCCTCACAAACCCGTCAGAAAGTTGAACAGGCTGTTCTTGATGTGGGCTATTACCCACATAACCTGTCAAAAAACCTTAAACGTAACGAGTCAAAAACGATCCTTGTGATCGTACCTAACATCAGCGATCCCTTTTTTACTGATGTTGTGTGTGGTATCGAAGAAACCGCAGCACAACATGGTTATCTCGTGTTAATTGGTGATTGTAAACATCAACAAAAACATGAAAATGCCTTTATTAATCTTATTATCACTAAACAAATTGACGGCATGTTACTGCTTGGTTCACATATTCCTTTTGATGTTTCCAAAGAAGAGCAAAGAAACCTGCCACCAATGATCATGGCAAATGAATTTGCACCTGAACTCGAACTCCCCACTGTCCATATTGATAATCTGACCGCGTCTTTTAGAGCAACGCACTATTTGCAGCAAATGGGACATAAACGCATTGCGTGTATTACAGGTCCAGAAGATATGCCTTTATGTCGTTATCGTTTACAAGGCTATATTCAAGCTATGCGTAGAACAGGTGTCCCTTTGCGTGAAGATTATATTATTCGTGGTGATTTTACCCATGAAAGCGGTGCAGAAAGTCTGAAAAAGCTGATTTCTTTACCGGAGCCACCCACGGCTGTGTTCTGTCATAGTGATATTATGGCAATTGGTGTGATGTGGCAGGCAAAAAAATTAGGGTTAGAGCTTCCTAAAGATCTCTCGGTGATTGGTTTTGATAATCTTGATATCACACGTTATAGCGAACCTGCACTGACAACAATGGAACAACCTCGTTATCAAATTGGTCGTGAATCTATGTTGTTACTACTCGACCAACTACAAGGTAGACCTGTTGCCCCCGGCTCTCGCTTATTAGATTGTGAGTTAATTATAAGAGACAGTGTATGTCGGCTTAAAAGCTAG
- the rpmE gene encoding 50S ribosomal protein L31, translating into MQKDIHPKYEEITASCSCGNVMKIKSTAGHNLNLDVCDKCHPFYTGKQRDVATGGRVDLFNKRFKIPGSK; encoded by the coding sequence ATGCAAAAAGATATCCATCCTAAATACGAAGAAATTACTGCATCTTGTTCTTGCGGTAACGTTATGAAAATCAAATCCACTGCAGGTCATAACCTGAATCTGGACGTTTGTGACAAATGCCACCCATTCTATACTGGTAAACAACGTGATGTTGCAACTGGTGGTCGTGTTGATCTGTTCAACAAACGCTTCAAAATTCCAGGCAGCAAATAA
- the hslV gene encoding ATP-dependent protease subunit HslV: protein MTTIVSVRRKGQVVIGGDGQATMGNTVMKGNVRKVRRLYNDKVIAGFAGGTADAFTLFELFERKLELHQGHLTKAAVELAKDWRTDRMLRKLEALLAVADENTSLIITGNGDVVQPENDLIAIGSGGPYAQAAARAMLENTELSAREIAEKALNIAGDICIYTNHNVNFEELSSKE, encoded by the coding sequence ATGACTACAATCGTAAGTGTTCGCCGTAAGGGCCAAGTTGTAATCGGTGGTGATGGACAGGCGACGATGGGTAATACCGTCATGAAAGGCAATGTTCGCAAAGTACGCCGTCTTTATAACGACAAAGTCATTGCGGGATTTGCCGGCGGCACTGCTGATGCTTTTACTCTTTTTGAACTGTTTGAGCGCAAACTAGAACTTCACCAAGGGCATTTAACTAAAGCTGCGGTAGAACTTGCTAAAGATTGGCGCACAGACAGAATGCTACGCAAATTAGAAGCGTTACTTGCTGTTGCAGATGAAAATACATCTCTTATCATCACGGGTAATGGTGATGTGGTTCAACCAGAAAACGATTTAATTGCTATCGGTTCTGGTGGCCCTTATGCACAAGCAGCAGCTAGAGCTATGCTGGAAAATACTGAGCTTTCTGCACGAGAAATTGCTGAAAAAGCACTTAATATCGCTGGAGATATCTGTATTTACACTAACCATAATGTTAACTTTGAAGAACTCTCTTCAAAAGAGTAA
- a CDS encoding SPOR domain-containing protein, translating to MAQRDYVGRGQTSARRKKTTKSKSKKAAKGLPLTTLIAAIAIVALFIGGLYFITHNKKEAVETTPTVTGQHPANTLPPKPQERWQYIKELENRQVGTPLLPEYPSSGSQINPKATLSPEQLRFLQQIEADKRQPAVQLPEVPYNGEVPRSQVVITPPATTTPSVTQQPVQTQQPPAPAIVTPPKSAVTEARFLVQCGSFKNTEQAESVRATLAFSGVESRVTKGNDGWIRVLSGPYSKEQANSVSRQAAGAGVSGCILRASGG from the coding sequence GTGGCACAACGAGACTATGTGGGACGAGGGCAGACATCTGCTCGTCGTAAAAAGACAACGAAAAGTAAGAGCAAAAAGGCTGCTAAAGGGTTGCCTTTAACGACGCTTATCGCGGCAATCGCTATTGTGGCGCTGTTTATCGGCGGCCTCTATTTTATTACACATAATAAAAAAGAAGCCGTAGAAACAACGCCAACCGTCACTGGGCAACATCCAGCGAATACCCTACCGCCAAAACCGCAAGAGCGTTGGCAATATATTAAAGAACTGGAAAATCGTCAGGTAGGTACACCTTTACTGCCTGAATATCCTTCATCGGGTAGCCAGATTAATCCGAAAGCAACACTTTCGCCTGAGCAGTTACGTTTCTTACAACAAATAGAAGCGGATAAGCGCCAACCCGCCGTACAACTGCCAGAAGTGCCTTATAATGGTGAAGTACCGCGCTCACAAGTGGTGATAACCCCACCTGCAACAACAACGCCTTCTGTTACACAACAGCCCGTACAAACTCAACAACCGCCAGCACCTGCGATTGTTACACCGCCTAAATCAGCGGTTACTGAAGCACGCTTTTTAGTGCAATGCGGCTCATTTAAGAATACTGAACAAGCTGAATCAGTGAGAGCAACGCTGGCTTTTTCGGGGGTTGAAAGTCGAGTAACGAAAGGCAATGATGGTTGGATACGCGTCTTATCAGGCCCTTACAGTAAAGAACAAGCCAACTCCGTGAGTAGACAAGCCGCTGGCGCTGGCGTATCAGGTTGTATTCTTCGCGCTTCTGGGGGTTGA
- the priA gene encoding primosomal protein N': protein MTIVQVILPVPLFSSFDYLLPEGIDAPVIGSRVIVPFGNKRRSLGIVKGLSTHSEFPIEKLKPIDEILDNETLFPGVLWDMLNWASAYYHYPLGEVLFHAMPILLRQGKPAEFTPLWQWYATEEGMDLDLNSLKGAKKQQQALAALRRTPLYRHQLDEFEITTATLNNLKKKAFVDLRPIQPAPIHWHKDLVVQGERFKLNTEQAIAVGAISAQADQFSPWLLLGITGSGKTEVYLSVLEKILAQGKQALVLVPEIGLTPQTIRRFKARFNAPVDVLHSGLNDTERLAVWLRAKRGDNAIIIGTRSALLTPFQHLGIIIIDEEHDGSYKQQDGWRYHARDLAVFRAKQENIPIVMGTATPSIETSFNVEQKKYQQLTLTQRAGDAKPATEHLIDLKGQSLTTGLSPILIKAIKEHLNAGNQVMLFLNRRGFSPALLCHECGWIAECPRCDHYYTIHQKQGMLRCHQCDSQRRIPAQCPQCGSTNLIPVGLGTEQLEQGIGELFPDTPVTRIDKDTTSRKGALEQQLEDIYQGGSRILIGTQMLAKGHHFPDVTLVALLDVDGALFSSDFRAAERFAQLYIQVSGRAGRAGKQGAVYLQTHQPDHPLLLTLLEKGYDAFTKEALQERQATFLPPYSSHIMIRSEDHNNQRAPQFLRQLKQFFEQHPMRDANLWVMGPVPAIQAKRGGNYRWQLLLQHPSRGYLQKLMSITYPQIVALPESKKVKWNIDVDPTDC from the coding sequence ATGACCATAGTTCAGGTAATTTTACCTGTACCACTATTCTCCTCTTTTGATTATCTGTTGCCAGAAGGAATTGACGCGCCTGTTATTGGTAGTCGAGTGATCGTGCCTTTTGGTAATAAGCGCCGCTCTCTTGGTATTGTCAAAGGACTCAGTACACACAGTGAGTTTCCTATCGAAAAGCTAAAGCCTATTGATGAGATCCTTGATAACGAAACACTCTTTCCTGGTGTTTTATGGGATATGTTAAATTGGGCATCGGCTTACTATCACTATCCTTTAGGGGAAGTGCTATTTCATGCCATGCCGATTTTATTACGACAAGGGAAACCCGCAGAGTTCACGCCATTATGGCAATGGTATGCCACTGAAGAGGGGATGGATCTCGATCTCAATAGTTTAAAAGGCGCGAAAAAACAGCAACAAGCATTAGCGGCACTTCGCCGAACACCTTTATATCGCCATCAACTTGATGAATTTGAGATCACGACAGCAACACTCAATAACTTAAAAAAGAAAGCGTTTGTAGATCTCCGCCCTATTCAACCTGCTCCTATACACTGGCATAAAGATCTTGTGGTTCAAGGTGAACGCTTTAAATTAAATACCGAACAAGCGATTGCAGTAGGTGCAATTAGCGCGCAGGCTGATCAATTCTCACCTTGGTTATTATTAGGTATTACAGGATCAGGAAAAACGGAAGTTTATTTAAGTGTATTAGAAAAAATTCTCGCACAAGGTAAACAAGCACTGGTACTGGTGCCTGAAATTGGCTTAACACCTCAAACAATTCGCCGTTTTAAAGCGCGCTTTAATGCCCCAGTGGATGTACTTCATTCAGGCTTAAATGATACTGAACGTTTAGCCGTTTGGTTACGTGCAAAGCGAGGTGATAATGCCATTATTATCGGTACTCGATCGGCACTTCTTACTCCGTTTCAACACCTTGGCATTATTATTATCGATGAAGAGCATGATGGCTCTTATAAACAACAAGATGGTTGGCGTTACCATGCCCGTGATCTCGCCGTTTTTCGTGCAAAGCAAGAAAATATTCCTATCGTGATGGGAACCGCAACCCCATCAATTGAAACCAGTTTTAATGTTGAACAAAAAAAGTATCAACAACTCACTCTGACTCAACGAGCAGGTGATGCAAAACCCGCAACAGAGCATTTAATTGATTTAAAAGGACAATCATTGACAACAGGGCTGTCTCCCATTCTGATTAAAGCGATAAAAGAGCACCTTAATGCGGGTAATCAGGTCATGCTCTTTTTAAATCGCCGAGGGTTTTCACCTGCATTGTTATGTCATGAATGTGGCTGGATAGCAGAATGCCCTCGCTGTGATCACTATTATACGATCCATCAAAAACAGGGCATGTTACGTTGCCATCAATGTGATAGTCAGCGACGAATTCCAGCACAATGCCCACAATGTGGCTCAACCAATTTAATACCTGTGGGATTAGGCACTGAGCAACTTGAACAAGGTATTGGTGAATTATTTCCTGACACACCAGTGACACGAATTGATAAAGATACAACAAGTCGCAAAGGCGCTTTAGAGCAACAACTGGAAGATATTTATCAAGGTGGCTCACGTATCCTTATCGGTACGCAGATGTTAGCCAAAGGGCATCACTTTCCTGATGTTACCTTAGTGGCTTTACTTGATGTTGATGGCGCTCTGTTTTCTAGTGATTTTCGTGCTGCCGAACGTTTTGCGCAGCTTTATATACAAGTATCGGGTCGAGCGGGTCGTGCGGGTAAACAAGGCGCAGTGTATCTACAAACTCACCAACCTGATCACCCTCTATTGCTGACATTATTAGAGAAAGGCTATGACGCTTTCACTAAGGAAGCTTTACAAGAGCGACAAGCAACTTTTTTACCCCCTTATTCTAGCCATATTATGATCCGCTCTGAAGATCACAATAATCAGCGTGCACCTCAGTTCTTACGACAGCTAAAACAGTTCTTTGAACAACATCCAATGCGAGATGCTAATTTATGGGTAATGGGGCCCGTTCCTGCTATTCAAGCTAAACGCGGTGGAAATTATCGTTGGCAATTATTGCTCCAGCATCCTTCACGAGGGTATTTACAAAAATTAATGTCGATCACTTATCCTCAGATTGTCGCCTTACCCGAGAGTAAAAAAGTGAAATGGAATATTGATGTTGACCCAACTGATTGCTAA
- the metJ gene encoding met regulon transcriptional regulator MetJ, with amino-acid sequence MAEWNGEYISPYAEHGKKSEQVKKITVSIPLKVLKILTDERTRRQVNNLKHATNSELLCEAFLHAFTGQPLPNDEDLRKERNDEIPEEAKEIMRQRGVDPDTWEY; translated from the coding sequence ATGGCTGAATGGAACGGTGAATATATCAGTCCTTACGCTGAGCATGGCAAAAAGAGTGAGCAAGTTAAAAAAATTACAGTTTCAATTCCATTGAAAGTGCTAAAAATTTTGACTGATGAACGCACTCGCCGTCAGGTTAATAACCTAAAACATGCAACCAATAGTGAATTATTGTGTGAAGCATTTTTGCACGCATTTACCGGACAGCCTCTCCCCAATGATGAAGACTTACGTAAAGAACGTAACGATGAAATCCCTGAAGAGGCAAAAGAAATAATGCGCCAGCGCGGGGTTGATCCCGATACTTGGGAATATTGA